In a single window of the Limnohabitans sp. 2KL-27 genome:
- a CDS encoding multidrug effflux MFS transporter, translating to MSPKLIVLILALLLGLQPVTTDLYLPALPAITQGFGAGMGQAQLTLTALLLAFGLSQLVWGPLSDRFGRKPILLWGMGAYTLASVACALAPDMAWLIAGRTVQGIAMGAGVMAARAMVRDLFQPLQGATVMSQALTGLGIIACACAPLGGMLTDTLGWRYALLALAVFGAATLALLAWRFEETLAQPDPHALSAGPLLRANLDILRHPVFLTWCALSSGSYLGLFTFLASSSFVFVTFMGYSKTAYGFLMLSMSLSYIVGTFWCRWMLRRTSVHRTVGIAALLTITGGVGMAALAYAGQGQDWYGAWAVMVPMYIFMLGHGVHQPCGQSGAVAPFPHRAGTASALNGFLMMLGAFFMGGWLGTHMDQPVFALAHGLLLCAVFIAFVAWTGVQRHGRPVVTSAKPA from the coding sequence ATGTCGCCAAAACTGATCGTCCTCATCCTCGCCCTGCTGCTCGGTCTGCAACCGGTCACCACCGACCTGTATTTGCCCGCCCTGCCCGCCATCACCCAAGGCTTTGGCGCGGGCATGGGTCAGGCGCAACTCACCCTCACGGCGCTGTTGCTGGCCTTTGGACTGTCGCAACTCGTCTGGGGACCGTTGTCTGACCGCTTTGGCCGCAAGCCCATCTTGCTGTGGGGCATGGGCGCTTACACCCTGGCCTCGGTGGCTTGTGCGCTGGCGCCCGACATGGCTTGGCTGATCGCCGGTCGCACGGTGCAAGGCATCGCCATGGGCGCGGGGGTCATGGCCGCACGCGCCATGGTGCGTGACCTGTTCCAGCCACTGCAGGGTGCCACGGTCATGTCGCAAGCCCTCACGGGGCTGGGCATCATCGCCTGCGCCTGCGCCCCGCTGGGCGGCATGCTGACCGACACCCTGGGTTGGCGCTACGCCCTGCTGGCACTGGCCGTGTTCGGTGCGGCCACACTGGCCTTGCTGGCCTGGCGCTTTGAAGAAACGCTGGCCCAACCCGACCCGCACGCCCTGAGCGCTGGCCCCCTCTTGCGGGCCAATCTGGACATCCTGCGCCACCCGGTGTTCCTCACCTGGTGCGCCCTGTCGTCCGGCTCGTACCTGGGACTGTTCACTTTTCTGGCCAGCTCCTCGTTTGTCTTCGTCACCTTCATGGGCTACAGCAAAACGGCTTATGGCTTTCTGATGCTGAGCATGTCGCTGTCCTACATCGTGGGCACTTTTTGGTGCCGCTGGATGCTGCGGCGCACCAGCGTGCACCGCACCGTGGGCATCGCCGCCCTCTTGACGATCACGGGCGGGGTGGGCATGGCCGCTTTGGCCTATGCCGGGCAAGGCCAAGACTGGTATGGCGCTTGGGCCGTGATGGTGCCCATGTACATCTTCATGCTGGGACACGGCGTGCACCAGCCTTGCGGACAAAGCGGCGCGGTCGCGCCCTTCCCGCACCGGGCCGGCACGGCGTCGGCCCTGAACGGATTTTTGATGATGCTGGGCGCTTTCTTCATGGGGGGCTGGCTGGGCACCCACATGGACCAGCCGGTCTTTGCACTGGCCCATGGACTGTTGCTGTGCGCCGTTTTCATCGCCTTCGTGGCCTGGACAGGCGTGCAACGCCACGGCCGCCCAGTGGTCACATCGGCCAAGCCCGCATGA
- a CDS encoding DUF1178 family protein has product MKVLDLQCSQGHSFEGWFGSQDDYDAQRARGLLTCPVCNDSEIVKMLSAPRLNLGHGVAPSATPVADTPPSNASASAVPASQSLSGPKPDLPMAPGALQHMQAAMMNMVRHVMANTEDVGPQFAEEARKIHYGEREERNIRGQATREETEALLDEGIDVMPLPIPENLKGPLQ; this is encoded by the coding sequence ATGAAAGTCCTCGATCTTCAATGTTCGCAGGGCCACAGCTTTGAAGGCTGGTTTGGCTCGCAAGACGACTACGACGCGCAGCGTGCGCGTGGCCTGCTCACGTGCCCGGTGTGCAACGACAGTGAGATCGTCAAAATGCTCTCGGCTCCCCGCTTGAATCTGGGGCATGGCGTGGCCCCGAGTGCAACGCCGGTGGCAGATACCCCACCTTCCAATGCCTCGGCCTCGGCGGTGCCTGCGTCTCAAAGCCTGAGCGGCCCCAAGCCCGATTTGCCCATGGCGCCCGGTGCCTTGCAGCACATGCAAGCAGCCATGATGAACATGGTGCGCCACGTGATGGCCAACACCGAAGATGTCGGCCCCCAGTTTGCTGAAGAGGCCCGCAAAATCCATTACGGCGAACGCGAAGAGCGCAACATCCGGGGCCAAGCCACCCGAGAAGAAACCGAAGCCCTGCTCGATGAAGGCATCGATGTCATGCCCTTGCCCATCCCAGAAAACCTCAAGGGTCCGCTGCAATAA
- the arfB gene encoding alternative ribosome rescue aminoacyl-tRNA hydrolase ArfB, with protein MKHALHIDDAEVELSAIRAQGPGGQNVNKVSSAIQLRFDVAGSSLPDDVKQRWLQSGDSRLTLEGVFILKAQKHRTQEANRVDAWARLYETLDQYAKAPKARKATKPTYGSVQRRLEGKSMQSKIKASRQNRD; from the coding sequence ATGAAACACGCCCTGCACATCGACGACGCTGAAGTGGAGCTGAGTGCCATCCGGGCGCAGGGCCCGGGCGGGCAAAACGTCAACAAAGTCTCCAGCGCCATCCAGCTGCGCTTCGATGTGGCCGGCTCGTCCTTGCCCGACGATGTCAAGCAGCGCTGGCTGCAGTCGGGCGACAGCCGCCTCACGCTCGAAGGCGTGTTCATCCTCAAAGCCCAAAAACACCGCACGCAAGAAGCCAACCGTGTGGACGCCTGGGCACGCCTGTACGAAACGCTGGACCAATACGCCAAGGCGCCCAAGGCCCGCAAAGCCACCAAGCCGACCTATGGCTCGGTGCAGCGGCGGCTGGAGGGCAAGTCGATGCAGTCGAAGATCAAGGCTTCTCGTCAGAACAGGGACTGA
- the miaA gene encoding tRNA (adenosine(37)-N6)-dimethylallyltransferase MiaA → MTQRPVDAIALVGPTASGKTAAALALAESLQPQGGAEIISVDSALVYRGMDIGTAKPSRQELTAVPHHLIDTLDPLDSYSAAEFAKDATGLIQDIRSRGKTPLLVGGTMLYLKALLEGLNDMPPADPEVRAQIHARAAQLGWPALYAELAQVDPQTAARLAPGDSQRIGRALEVWTATGQSLSSFHQSAKASAPDWHIPIISLEPLDRAWLHQRIAQRFDQMMAAGFMDEVRALRARGDLNPDLPSMRCVGYRQAWQGLDEGWSEAEIRERGIFATRQLAKRQITWLRSMPSRSLVQADAPHPLALTVTALAQTWMSA, encoded by the coding sequence ATGACGCAGCGCCCCGTCGACGCCATCGCCCTGGTGGGGCCCACGGCCAGCGGCAAAACCGCCGCAGCGCTGGCCCTGGCCGAAAGCCTCCAGCCCCAAGGCGGCGCAGAAATCATCAGCGTTGACTCGGCCCTCGTCTACCGGGGCATGGACATTGGCACTGCCAAACCCAGCCGCCAAGAGCTGACTGCCGTGCCGCACCACCTGATCGACACGCTGGACCCGCTGGACAGCTACAGTGCCGCCGAATTCGCCAAAGACGCCACCGGTCTCATCCAAGACATCCGCTCTCGCGGCAAAACCCCGCTGCTGGTGGGCGGCACCATGCTCTACCTCAAGGCCCTGCTCGAAGGGCTGAACGACATGCCCCCGGCCGACCCCGAGGTACGGGCACAAATCCACGCCCGCGCCGCGCAACTCGGCTGGCCGGCCCTGTATGCCGAATTGGCACAGGTGGACCCGCAGACTGCCGCCCGCTTGGCCCCCGGCGACAGCCAGCGCATTGGCCGCGCGCTCGAAGTCTGGACCGCCACCGGACAAAGCCTCTCGTCGTTTCACCAAAGCGCCAAAGCTTCCGCGCCCGACTGGCACATCCCCATCATCAGCCTCGAGCCCCTGGACCGCGCTTGGCTGCACCAGCGCATTGCACAGCGCTTTGACCAGATGATGGCGGCCGGCTTCATGGACGAGGTGAGGGCCTTGCGGGCACGCGGCGACCTGAACCCTGACCTGCCCTCGATGCGCTGCGTGGGTTACCGCCAGGCCTGGCAGGGGCTGGACGAGGGCTGGAGTGAAGCCGAGATCCGAGAGCGCGGCATCTTTGCCACCCGGCAGTTGGCCAAGCGCCAGATCACCTGGCTGCGCAGCATGCCTTCGCGTAGCCTGGTCCAAGCCGATGCCCCACACCCCTTGGCCTTGACCGTCACGGCACTGGCCCAGACCTGGATGTCCGCATGA
- a CDS encoding acyltransferase family protein — protein sequence MSALARLPGLDGLRGVAVLAVIGYHLNLGHFLPAGFLGVDIFFTVSGFIITALLLQEHAQSGRIDFPAFYMRRARRLFPAALVMLLLMVPLTPLFQPAALPRLREDLPAAFLYLSNWWQIVAQQSYFEAIEQPRLLQHLWSLAVEEQYYLLWPLAALWLLNRTGRTGLGVAAGWIAAASTGWMAWLYTTQIEGGDPSRVYLGTDTHLMGLLAGSALAAWWNPWKVRMASQASDEILNLAGITALAALIWCMAETHEGMPGLYQGGFLLAALLTCVVIGAATREGTWVAWMLSTRPMLWLGARSYSLYLWHWPVVVWLRPSAQADALELSWVNAARLAITLLCAEASYRWVESRWTQNAQAKPWRRSSTLAAAALVGVNAAVLGFMPGTTTPDQNGKTEPEWPASSRPKGLPGTGTAPQGSMATDPSRTAPASTTTTTAAQTPGAHYQKVTLVGDSVLLGAGPYLLRRLPSASVEAKVGRQGSDGLKLVQSLRQDTLLGDATVIHLGTNGYLAEKQFRALLEQLSDRKTVVVLNVYGARRWTGPNNELIGRLSQNFDNVRLIDWHAIGQANPNYFVQDGIHLSGVGIHAYYNQIRMALGQPEVMVSGPTLRQVKRPPWTQGSISAVSPASPAAATGTAPTPTEVSPTTGGGIAAPETAAPLTSAPTTSPPGD from the coding sequence ATGAGCGCATTGGCGCGTTTACCGGGACTGGACGGCCTGCGCGGCGTGGCCGTGCTGGCCGTGATCGGCTACCACCTGAACCTGGGCCATTTTTTGCCCGCAGGTTTTCTGGGGGTGGACATCTTTTTCACCGTCTCGGGTTTCATCATCACGGCGCTGCTGCTGCAAGAGCACGCCCAGTCCGGGCGCATCGATTTCCCGGCGTTTTACATGCGCCGGGCACGGCGGCTGTTCCCGGCGGCCTTGGTCATGCTGCTGTTGATGGTGCCGCTCACGCCACTGTTTCAGCCCGCTGCGCTGCCGCGCCTGCGCGAAGACCTGCCAGCGGCCTTTTTGTACTTGTCCAATTGGTGGCAGATCGTCGCGCAGCAGTCCTATTTCGAGGCGATCGAGCAACCCCGCCTGCTGCAGCACCTGTGGTCTTTGGCGGTAGAGGAGCAGTATTACCTTCTGTGGCCGTTGGCGGCGCTGTGGTTGTTGAACCGGACCGGCCGCACCGGTCTGGGCGTGGCTGCGGGCTGGATCGCCGCGGCCAGCACCGGCTGGATGGCCTGGCTGTACACCACGCAAATCGAGGGCGGCGACCCCAGCCGCGTCTACCTGGGTACCGACACCCATTTGATGGGGCTGCTGGCCGGATCGGCCCTGGCCGCTTGGTGGAACCCCTGGAAAGTCCGCATGGCCTCACAAGCCAGCGACGAAATCCTGAACCTGGCAGGCATCACCGCGCTGGCGGCGCTGATCTGGTGCATGGCCGAAACCCACGAAGGCATGCCCGGCCTGTACCAAGGCGGCTTTTTGCTGGCTGCCTTGCTCACCTGTGTGGTGATCGGCGCGGCCACCCGAGAAGGCACCTGGGTGGCCTGGATGCTCTCGACCCGCCCCATGCTGTGGCTGGGTGCCCGGTCGTATTCGCTGTACCTGTGGCATTGGCCGGTGGTGGTGTGGCTGCGCCCCTCGGCGCAGGCCGATGCCTTGGAGCTGAGCTGGGTCAACGCGGCCCGACTGGCCATCACCCTGCTGTGCGCCGAAGCCTCTTACCGCTGGGTGGAATCACGCTGGACGCAGAATGCACAGGCCAAGCCCTGGCGGCGCAGCAGCACCTTGGCAGCCGCGGCACTGGTGGGGGTGAATGCCGCGGTTCTGGGCTTCATGCCGGGTACCACGACGCCCGACCAGAACGGGAAAACGGAACCGGAATGGCCTGCAAGCTCCCGCCCCAAAGGCTTGCCCGGCACAGGCACAGCGCCCCAGGGCAGCATGGCGACGGACCCGTCGCGAACCGCCCCGGCCAGCACCACAACCACCACAGCTGCGCAAACCCCTGGGGCCCACTATCAGAAAGTCACCTTGGTGGGCGACTCGGTTTTACTGGGTGCAGGCCCCTACCTGTTGCGCCGTCTGCCCTCTGCCTCGGTGGAGGCCAAAGTAGGCCGTCAAGGCAGCGATGGGCTGAAACTGGTGCAAAGCCTGCGCCAGGACACGCTGCTGGGTGACGCCACGGTCATCCACCTGGGCACCAATGGCTATCTGGCAGAAAAGCAGTTCAGGGCTCTGCTGGAACAACTGAGCGACCGCAAAACGGTGGTGGTGCTGAATGTGTACGGTGCCCGGCGCTGGACCGGCCCGAACAACGAGCTGATCGGGCGGCTGAGCCAAAACTTTGACAATGTGCGGCTGATCGATTGGCACGCCATTGGCCAGGCCAACCCAAACTACTTTGTACAAGACGGCATCCACCTGTCGGGCGTCGGCATCCACGCTTACTACAACCAGATCCGCATGGCGCTGGGACAACCCGAGGTCATGGTCAGTGGGCCGACGCTGCGGCAAGTCAAACGACCACCATGGACCCAAGGCAGCATTTCAGCTGTCAGTCCAGCCTCGCCTGCGGCTGCAACGGGCACAGCACCCACGCCAACCGAAGTCAGCCCGACAACGGGAGGGGGCATTGCGGCCCCTGAGACGGCAGCGCCACTGACCTCTGCACCCACCACCAGCCCGCCTGGCGACTGA
- the flgJ gene encoding flagellar assembly peptidoglycan hydrolase FlgJ: MTLLALTPFTPQASESSDRLVGTSARSGIQGAFSQTLSQVTQPGEVVTVRAGDTLSGLIQKRLQTSHASLQLSGDQLYRVALKVAADNGIPNANLIYPDQRIDLSSASTLAMAEVLQPDTPNSAWAGRGANPTAPASRVAAASGGPASAGAKAFLAQHAQAAQQAQASSGIPATFMVAQAALETGWGQHEIRFDDGRTSHNLFGIRAGANWKGPVAEIWTTEFINGAAQKVRGQFRAYGSYQESFNDYARLISQSPRYANAMRNLSDPQAFASALQQAGYATAPNYAQVLSSVIQTTERMQDSVPALAKTAVPSTAQILGLRSGGALTQDAGLSALNMLPGAAALPMVGSRQWRQSPYAELGMPKVLP, translated from the coding sequence ATGACCTTGCTTGCTTTAACGCCGTTCACCCCTCAGGCGTCCGAATCATCGGACCGCTTGGTGGGTACGTCTGCGCGTTCGGGCATACAAGGGGCATTTTCTCAGACCTTGTCCCAGGTCACTCAGCCGGGCGAGGTGGTGACGGTGCGCGCGGGCGATACGCTCAGTGGTTTGATTCAAAAACGCTTGCAGACCTCGCATGCCTCGCTGCAGCTCTCGGGGGATCAGTTGTACCGGGTGGCACTCAAAGTGGCGGCAGACAACGGCATTCCCAACGCCAACCTGATTTACCCGGACCAACGGATTGATTTGTCGTCGGCCTCGACCTTGGCGATGGCCGAGGTCTTGCAACCCGACACACCCAACTCAGCCTGGGCGGGGCGCGGGGCTAACCCCACGGCACCTGCCAGCCGCGTGGCGGCCGCTTCTGGCGGGCCGGCTTCAGCAGGTGCCAAGGCATTTTTGGCCCAGCACGCCCAAGCTGCCCAACAGGCCCAGGCCAGCAGCGGCATACCGGCCACGTTCATGGTGGCGCAAGCCGCGCTCGAAACCGGTTGGGGCCAACATGAAATCCGGTTTGACGATGGCCGCACCTCGCACAACCTGTTTGGCATCCGCGCAGGTGCCAATTGGAAGGGGCCTGTGGCCGAGATCTGGACCACCGAATTCATCAACGGCGCGGCCCAAAAAGTGCGCGGGCAGTTTCGCGCCTACGGCAGTTACCAAGAGTCGTTCAACGACTATGCCCGCCTGATCAGCCAGAGCCCGCGTTATGCCAATGCCATGCGCAACCTTAGCGATCCGCAGGCCTTTGCTTCCGCATTGCAGCAAGCCGGGTATGCCACGGCGCCCAATTACGCCCAGGTGCTGTCCTCGGTCATCCAGACCACCGAGCGCATGCAAGACAGCGTGCCGGCTTTGGCCAAAACCGCTGTGCCCTCCACGGCGCAGATCCTTGGTTTGCGCAGCGGCGGTGCGTTGACTCAGGACGCTGGCCTGAGCGCTTTGAACATGTTGCCTGGTGCTGCGGCGCTGCCCATGGTGGGTTCGCGGCAGTGGCGCCAGTCGCCTTACGCCGAGCTGGGCATGCCCAAAGTGCTGCCCTGA